GTGGCAAGATTAGAATCTGCAAGCCCGTTTTGGAGCAGAGTGGCAGATTTCCTCTGTGTGGCTTCAAAGGCAGGCCTCAAATCATGGGAGCAGAGTCCCCTGTCTTTGTTAGAAGCTGTCTAACATGATAGTGAGTTCCCAGTTGTTGGGGGCATTCAAGCAGAGGCTGAAAAACTTGAAAGCAGGAGAGACAGTTCCTATTCAGACATGATGTGTAGAGTCCAGGAGATGATTTCGAAGGCCCCTTCCTGCCCTCGCGATCCAGGATTCGATGCTCATGTGAGGGGCTGTCATTGCCATTCCAGCCAGCCTTCCATGCCGGCCGGGGTGGTCCACTCAGGGTCCAGGACAGGCGTACTCGTCGGACCAGTCAGAGCAGTGCTGCACGCGGTCCCGGCAGAGACTCCTTGGGATGCAGTCGCAGTACTTGAAAACGGTGGAAGAGCAGTGCCACCACCCAGGGCCACAGGGCGCGCACACAGTCACTGGGGAGACAAGAGCCAGCAGAAGAGCAGCTGCTGTGTCCTGGAATGCCTCATGCACCAGGGCACTCCTTAGCTCTGAAGCCTGCTATAgctccccacagcccctccccccatcagACTGGGTTTTCTGCAGCAGAGAGAACCAGGACGCCACAGCTCAAGGGCTATGGGACTGTTCACATCTGtttgagcctcggtttcctcatctgcttaAGGTTGTTATTAAGTAAAGGAAGACAGGCAAAGTGCCAGGCGTGGTCAAGGAGTGCACACTACCTCCCGCAACCCCAGCCTCAGCCACTGTGACTCCTGGGGGTGCCGCCTGGACTTCTCCTTCGCTCTGTGCCCCGGGCCTCTGGCATATCTCCTTACCCACCCAGCCTCTGCCTGTTGAAACTCCGTCTACTCTATGGCCTACTTGAATGCCACCTCTTCCGAGAAGTCTCCTGGGATTCCTCCAGGGCCCCAGCATTTCCCTGTGGCATCACCATGATGCGAGTCCTGGGGTAGGATACATGCCTGGTCCCTTACTGTCCTCCACCAGAATCTGGCACAGGCCCAGCCCCCATTGGGGCTCAGAACATGTTTGTTGATTGAACACTGGGGAAGGGATTGAGAGGAGACTCTGGGGCAGTGGAAGGACCATGTACTTGGAGTTGGGAGACCTTGGCTTACAGAGGCTCCCTCCCTGTCACTCGTTGTATTAagctccttctccttttttttttttttttttttttttttttttgagacagagtctcgcttgttgcccaggctagagtgagtgccgtggcgtcagcctagctcacagcaacctcaaactcctgggctcaagcaatcctgctgcctcagcctcccgagtagctgggactacaggcatgcaccaccatgcccggctaattttatatatatatacattagttggccaattaatttctttctatttttatagtagagacggggtctcgctcttgctcaggctggtttcgaactcctgacctcgagcaatccgcccgcctcagcctcccagagtgctaggattacaggcgtgagccaccgcgcccggctgctcCTTCTCCTTTTGAGGCCTCAGTTTACCTACATATAAATTTGGCCTGGTGATTCCTGCCCCGCTTTCCTCACAGGGTTTTTGGGAGGTACGGAGATGAGGGaaacccaggttcaaatcccagttgtGCCACATACATATGTTTTTGCATGGCCACCTTTCGGGTCCAGGTGTTCCCGTCTGTGCCCTTGAGGTATGTTCCCCGCCACAGGAGAGCGAACCTCCGGGAGGAGCCACTTGGAGTGGCAGTGAGCACCCTGCCGCTGGCAGCATTCAAGCAGAGGGAGAAAACTTCCTTCTAGGGCGCAGGGACGGTGTCCAGGGAGGACGCTTGGACATGCCCTGGTCAGCCTCTGCCCCCTGGCCGCTGCCTGGCCACCTGCTCTGGCACAGCCCCTGCCAGACCCCCACCTGGGCTCAGCTCGTCCGAGCAGTCCCCACAGTTGTTGGTCCCGTCGCATTTTTGGTCTGAGTAGATCCAGGAGGCCGGGTCTCCACAGTGGGCCACCAGGAAGCTGGGGAGGCTGTGGGGCACGTCTCCTGCAGAGGGACAGATGGGACAGGAGGAAGTCCACAGCCTGTGGTCACCGCCTGTCCGACCCAGGAAGGGCACGGAGCTGTCCTGGGGTGGGAGTTTGGATCCGAGGGAAAGGCATGCTCTTCCCTGTATAAGCAGCAGGACCTGAGAGCTGCCGCGCCGCCCGGCTCCTGCCCGGCTCCTGCCCGGCTCCTGCCCGGCCGCCAGGCTCCCCCACGTTCCCGCCCACACGGTCGCGTGTACTCTTCCTCCCTCCTGAAAGTCCTCTGGGACACTAAGCCAAAACCATTCCACTCTCAAGTTCAGGTTCAAGTCCTttcacctccaggaagcctcctccAACTGGAACATAACAAGAATAAATGTGCA
This region of Microcebus murinus isolate Inina chromosome 2, M.murinus_Inina_mat1.0, whole genome shotgun sequence genomic DNA includes:
- the LDLRAD1 gene encoding low-density lipoprotein receptor class A domain-containing protein 1 isoform X1, which codes for MNKVFPQGHHGKAAAGTKAVPGGAGPQACATLANRTGFLCHDRRSCIPASGVCDGTRTCPHGEDEEEGLCRDVPHSLPSFLVAHCGDPASWIYSDQKCDGTNNCGDCSDELSPVTVCAPCGPGWWHCSSTVFKYCDCIPRSLCRDRVQHCSDWSDEYACPGP
- the LDLRAD1 gene encoding low-density lipoprotein receptor class A domain-containing protein 1 isoform X2, encoding MNKVFPQGHHGKAAAGTKAVPGGAGDVPHSLPSFLVAHCGDPASWIYSDQKCDGTNNCGDCSDELSPVTVCAPCGPGWWHCSSTVFKYCDCIPRSLCRDRVQHCSDWSDEYACPGP